A region from the Bacteroidota bacterium genome encodes:
- a CDS encoding aminoacyl-histidine dipeptidase, whose product MEVFRGLQPKSVWQYFEEICKVPRPSKKEEKIIEFLLNFGKENNLETKRDEIGNVLISKPATKGKENVKSVVLQSHIDMVCEKNSDVVHNFETDPIQAFIDGDWVKAKGTTLGADDGIGIAAQMAILTATNIEHGPIECLFTVDEETGLTGAFEIKSGFMKSEILLNLDSEDEGELFIGCAGGIDTLAYFDYKNENVPTNHIAYKISVSGLKGGHSGDDIEKGLGNSNKIINRFLWNAANDFGLRISEIDAGNLRNAIAREAFAEIIIPEGKETKFEEYFKLFSKNIKNELAITEPKLSLSIETVELPAKVIDLDTQNRLLNAIYACPHGVIEWSRQLKGMVETSTNLASIKFKDGKIAVTTSQRSSVDTAKKDIASMVESVFKLAGAKVVHTDGYPGWAPNNDSEILNISVASYQRLFNVKPVVRAIHAGLECGLFLEKYPNLDMISFGPTLRGVHSPDERLEISTVKKFWDLLIDILKNID is encoded by the coding sequence ATGGAAGTTTTTAGAGGCCTACAACCAAAATCTGTTTGGCAATATTTCGAGGAAATTTGTAAAGTTCCTCGACCATCGAAAAAGGAAGAAAAAATTATTGAATTTCTATTGAATTTTGGAAAGGAAAATAATTTAGAGACAAAAAGAGATGAAATTGGAAATGTATTGATCTCTAAACCTGCTACAAAAGGTAAGGAAAATGTAAAATCTGTTGTTTTGCAAAGTCATATTGATATGGTTTGCGAAAAAAATTCCGATGTGGTTCACAATTTTGAAACAGATCCTATCCAAGCATTCATTGATGGCGACTGGGTAAAAGCAAAAGGTACTACTCTCGGTGCCGACGATGGAATTGGAATTGCGGCACAAATGGCAATTCTCACAGCTACAAATATTGAACATGGCCCAATTGAATGCCTGTTTACAGTTGATGAAGAAACTGGCTTGACCGGAGCTTTTGAGATAAAATCAGGATTTATGAAAAGCGAAATTCTTCTTAATCTTGATTCTGAAGATGAAGGAGAATTATTTATCGGTTGTGCAGGGGGCATAGATACACTTGCCTATTTCGATTATAAAAATGAGAATGTTCCAACAAATCATATTGCATATAAAATTTCAGTTTCCGGACTAAAAGGCGGACATTCTGGAGACGATATTGAAAAAGGACTTGGAAATTCAAACAAAATCATAAATAGATTTTTATGGAATGCAGCGAACGATTTTGGATTACGAATTTCGGAAATAGATGCAGGAAATCTTAGAAATGCCATTGCTCGCGAAGCATTTGCTGAAATAATTATTCCTGAAGGAAAGGAAACAAAATTTGAGGAATATTTTAAGCTATTTAGCAAAAATATAAAAAACGAGCTTGCTATTACCGAACCAAAGCTTTCTCTTTCCATAGAAACAGTTGAACTCCCTGCGAAAGTTATAGATTTGGACACTCAAAACCGTCTGTTAAACGCAATTTATGCTTGCCCACACGGCGTAATTGAATGGAGTCGCCAGCTTAAAGGAATGGTTGAAACATCAACAAATTTAGCTTCCATAAAATTTAAAGATGGAAAAATTGCAGTTACAACCAGCCAAAGAAGTTCGGTAGATACTGCAAAAAAAGATATAGCCAGCATGGTAGAAAGTGTTTTCAAGCTTGCCGGAGCAAAAGTTGTTCATACTGATGGTTATCCGGGATGGGCTCCAAATAACGATTCTGAAATTTTGAATATTTCGGTAGCTTCATACCAACGGCTTTTTAATGTGAAGCCTGTTGTTCGTGCTATTCACGCTGGTCTGGAATGCGGTTTGTTTCTCGAAAAGTATCCAAATTTGGATATGATATCTTTCGGACCAACTTTGCGTGGAGTTCATTCGCCCGACGAAAGATTGGAAATTAGCACTGTGAAAAAATTCTGGGATTTATTGATTGATATTTTGAAAAATATAGATTAG
- a CDS encoding response regulator transcription factor, with protein sequence MSKIEVILVDDHNIVRDGIKMLLLGNDEIEIVEEAGDSDELFKILATKKPNIILLDISLPKMSGIEIAKRISSSSEFSDIKIVILSSQTDEQSIIESLDAGAKGYLPKNTTRDELINTIIKVHEGEIYLNQTVSNILSKSYFSKKNQAESKAYKILNSLTQREVEIIRLFAEGNSYKEIANRLFISNRTVESHKNNIMNKLQLKSIVDLTKFAIKNGIIEL encoded by the coding sequence ATGAGTAAAATAGAAGTAATATTAGTTGATGATCACAATATTGTGAGAGATGGCATAAAAATGCTACTGCTCGGAAACGATGAAATCGAAATTGTTGAGGAAGCCGGCGATAGTGATGAATTATTCAAAATTTTAGCCACAAAAAAACCTAATATTATTTTACTTGATATATCACTGCCCAAAATGTCGGGTATCGAAATTGCCAAAAGAATTAGCAGCAGCAGTGAGTTTTCCGATATTAAAATTGTCATTCTGTCTTCGCAAACCGACGAACAGTCAATAATAGAATCGCTGGATGCAGGTGCAAAAGGATACTTGCCAAAAAATACTACCAGAGATGAATTAATAAATACTATTATTAAGGTTCACGAAGGGGAAATTTACCTCAACCAAACTGTATCTAACATTCTTAGCAAAAGCTATTTCAGTAAAAAAAATCAGGCTGAATCAAAAGCATATAAAATTTTGAATAGCTTGACTCAAAGAGAGGTAGAAATTATTCGGCTATTTGCCGAAGGAAATAGTTATAAAGAAATTGCAAACAGGCTTTTCATTAGCAACAGAACCGTAGAATCGCATAAAAACAATATTATGAACAAGTTACAATTGAAGTCCATTGTAGATCTTACCAAATTTGCAATAAAAAATGGTATTATTGAATTGTAA
- a CDS encoding heavy metal-associated domain-containing protein, which produces MEYILKYFEELLILMNEMSPYLLLGFLIAGILHVYFPKDKVSKYLGKKKFSSVFNAALIGIPLPLCSCGVIPTGISFYKNGASKGSTTSFLISTPQTGVDSILVTYSLIGLPFAVIRPIVAFVTGIVGGSLVNKFDKNEENISVNIENKEVVQENKNSPTLKKIFKYSFVSFFDDIADWLLIGLFLAALISIMIPDNFFTNFQYSNYLSMPIVLLAAIPLYVCATGSVPIAMVLLMKGISPGAVLVFLMAGPATNIATITIIKNSLGKKTLLYYLFTIIGGSLFFGFIINQFLPKEWFFGNISNELVQHHDSHFQTDWVKYASTIILSFLLIYSFFKRNILARFFNNGKTSIYKKTDFNNMEIITLKVQGMTCNHCKANVEKNITTLVGIEKVYADIKNNSVKINGNGIDLQKVKKTIESLGYTCKEK; this is translated from the coding sequence TTGGAATATATTTTAAAATATTTTGAAGAACTTCTTATTTTAATGAATGAAATGTCTCCATATCTTCTATTGGGATTTTTGATTGCAGGGATTCTTCATGTCTATTTTCCAAAAGATAAAGTTTCAAAATATCTTGGTAAGAAAAAGTTTTCTTCTGTTTTTAATGCTGCTTTGATTGGAATCCCTTTGCCTTTATGTTCGTGCGGAGTAATCCCAACTGGAATTTCATTTTACAAAAATGGAGCCTCAAAAGGTAGTACTACTTCTTTTTTGATTTCAACTCCTCAAACAGGAGTCGATTCAATCTTGGTAACTTATTCTCTTATTGGGCTGCCATTTGCTGTGATTAGGCCAATAGTTGCGTTTGTTACCGGAATTGTTGGGGGTTCGTTAGTAAACAAATTTGATAAAAATGAAGAAAATATTTCTGTAAATATTGAGAACAAAGAAGTTGTTCAGGAAAATAAAAATAGCCCAACTTTAAAGAAAATTTTCAAATATTCTTTTGTGAGTTTTTTTGATGATATAGCCGATTGGTTACTTATAGGCTTGTTTCTCGCAGCTTTAATTTCAATTATGATACCTGACAATTTCTTCACAAACTTCCAGTACAGCAATTATTTGAGTATGCCCATTGTTTTGCTGGCAGCGATTCCTCTGTATGTTTGTGCTACAGGATCAGTACCAATTGCAATGGTACTTCTTATGAAAGGAATTTCTCCTGGTGCAGTTTTGGTATTTTTGATGGCAGGCCCGGCAACAAATATTGCTACCATAACAATCATTAAAAATAGTCTTGGAAAGAAAACTTTGCTTTATTATTTGTTTACAATAATTGGCGGTTCGCTATTTTTTGGTTTTATCATAAATCAATTTTTACCAAAAGAATGGTTTTTTGGAAATATTTCAAATGAGTTAGTACAGCATCACGATTCTCATTTTCAGACAGATTGGGTTAAATATGCATCGACTATTATTTTGTCTTTTTTGCTTATTTATTCCTTTTTTAAGAGAAATATTCTTGCAAGGTTTTTTAATAATGGAAAAACAAGTATTTACAAAAAAACAGATTTTAATAATATGGAAATCATAACATTAAAAGTTCAGGGAATGACTTGCAATCATTGTAAAGCCAATGTTGAAAAAAATATTACAACTCTTGTCGGAATTGAAAAAGTATATGCAGATATAAAAAATAATAGTGTAAAAATAAACGGAAATGGAATTGATTTACAAAAAGTAAAAAAAACTATTGAAAGTTTAGGATACACCTGTAAAGAAAAATAA
- a CDS encoding methylmalonyl-CoA mutase small subunit: MHKKNLLSDLFSDFSPASTEQWENQISKDLKGGDYAKRLISKTIEGIDIKPYYRKEDIENSILTNFLPGEFPFIRGNKTTDNSWDIRQNIEVSDIAEANKKANNIANKGINSFGFICTNDADILKNNFSKLLAGIKLDCISLNFIVNNFSTNILSLLKEEIDEQGISPNKIRGSINFDPIGYFSLNGNYCCKSEEISLQNSKNLIEFAKENLPNFQVLAVDGKNFHNAGSSIVQELAFSLSAGNEYLANLTDLGLSIDDISSHMQFNFAVGSNYFMEIAKIRAARLLWSKIVDSYKPTDKNSCLMKIHSETSKWNQTIYDPYVNLLRTTTEALSAIIGGTDSLTVLPFDSAFKTTDEFSERIARNQQNLLKEEAYIDKIIDPSAGSYYVENLTNSIANEAWKIFVEIENLGGYLLAFKEGIVQNKIVEIAEIRDNNIAKRKEILLGTNQFPNSTESINDKINPEIATSKFVDTQNVIAQPLNLYRGAEEFEKLRLQTENFKGKIPEVFLFTYGNLAMSRARAQFVSNFFACAGYKIIDNLGFETAEKGIETAIESNAEIVVACSSDDEYSETVIEIFNRLKNKTLFAVAGFPKASVQKFQENGVENFIHVKSNVLETLRMFHKKLGIS; the protein is encoded by the coding sequence ATGCATAAAAAGAATTTGCTAAGTGATTTATTTTCAGATTTTTCTCCAGCAAGTACCGAGCAGTGGGAAAATCAAATTAGTAAAGACCTGAAAGGTGGAGATTACGCAAAAAGGCTGATTTCTAAAACAATAGAAGGGATTGATATAAAACCTTATTACCGAAAAGAGGACATTGAAAATTCTATCCTTACAAATTTTTTGCCAGGAGAATTTCCATTTATTAGAGGAAATAAAACCACCGACAATAGTTGGGATATAAGGCAAAACATTGAAGTTTCCGATATCGCCGAGGCCAATAAAAAAGCAAACAATATAGCAAACAAGGGAATTAATTCCTTTGGCTTCATCTGCACCAACGATGCCGATATCTTGAAAAACAATTTTTCGAAACTGCTGGCAGGCATAAAGTTAGATTGTATAAGTCTGAATTTTATAGTTAACAATTTCTCAACAAACATTCTTTCTTTGCTGAAAGAGGAAATTGATGAGCAAGGAATTTCTCCCAATAAAATCAGAGGCTCAATAAATTTTGACCCAATAGGCTATTTTTCATTAAATGGGAACTATTGCTGCAAATCGGAAGAAATATCACTACAAAATTCCAAAAACCTAATAGAATTTGCAAAAGAAAACTTACCGAATTTTCAAGTACTTGCTGTGGATGGAAAAAATTTCCACAATGCCGGTTCATCTATAGTACAAGAATTGGCTTTTAGCTTATCTGCTGGAAATGAATATCTTGCCAATCTTACAGATTTGGGGCTAAGTATTGATGATATTTCAAGTCATATGCAATTTAATTTTGCAGTTGGCTCGAACTATTTCATGGAAATTGCAAAAATTCGTGCAGCTCGATTGTTGTGGTCAAAAATCGTAGATTCATACAAACCTACCGATAAAAATTCTTGTTTAATGAAGATTCATAGCGAAACTTCTAAATGGAACCAAACAATTTACGATCCATATGTAAATCTTTTAAGAACTACTACTGAGGCACTTTCTGCAATTATTGGAGGCACAGATTCTCTGACAGTTTTGCCCTTCGATTCGGCTTTTAAGACAACAGATGAATTTTCGGAGCGGATTGCCCGAAATCAGCAAAATCTTTTGAAAGAAGAGGCTTATATCGACAAAATTATTGATCCTTCAGCCGGTTCTTATTATGTCGAAAATCTTACAAATTCTATTGCTAACGAAGCTTGGAAAATTTTTGTTGAGATTGAGAACCTTGGTGGCTATCTTTTAGCTTTTAAAGAGGGAATCGTTCAGAATAAAATTGTTGAAATTGCAGAAATTAGAGACAACAATATTGCAAAAAGAAAAGAAATTTTGTTAGGCACAAATCAATTTCCAAATTCAACTGAATCAATAAATGATAAAATAAATCCCGAAATTGCCACATCCAAATTTGTTGATACTCAAAATGTTATTGCTCAACCACTGAATCTTTATCGTGGTGCAGAAGAATTTGAAAAACTCAGATTGCAGACAGAAAATTTTAAAGGTAAAATTCCTGAGGTATTTTTGTTTACATACGGAAATTTGGCAATGAGTAGAGCACGAGCACAGTTCGTTTCCAACTTTTTTGCTTGTGCAGGATATAAAATTATTGATAATCTTGGCTTTGAAACCGCTGAAAAAGGAATTGAAACTGCCATTGAAAGTAATGCAGAAATTGTTGTTGCATGTAGCTCTGATGATGAATATTCTGAAACTGTGATTGAAATTTTTAACAGATTGAAAAACAAAACATTATTTGCAGTGGCAGGTTTCCCAAAGGCTTCGGTTCAGAAATTTCAAGAAAATGGCGTTGAAAATTTCATTCACGTAAAATCGAACGTGCTCGAAACTTTAAGAATGTTTCATAAAAAACTGGGAATTTCATAA
- a CDS encoding sigma-70 family RNA polymerase sigma factor — MDLANKAVVERLVEACIRGDRKSQQYLYQTFYGKMLVVCRRYADNNEDAKDILHDGFIKVFQKISGFKNLGSLEGWIRRIIVNNAIDNVRKKKEFLLSSEDDTTLENIAYEANDETEAEMLTKMKAKLIVKLMQKLTPKYRAVFNLYAIENYQHKEIAEILNISIGTSKSNYSKAKAKIKDFYQDYVNKNEIYKENEF; from the coding sequence ATGGATTTAGCGAATAAGGCAGTAGTAGAGAGATTAGTTGAGGCATGTATTAGAGGCGACCGAAAAAGTCAGCAGTATTTGTATCAGACATTTTATGGTAAGATGCTTGTAGTTTGCAGACGATATGCCGACAATAATGAAGATGCAAAAGATATTTTGCACGATGGTTTTATTAAGGTGTTTCAAAAAATTTCGGGCTTTAAAAACTTAGGTTCTTTAGAAGGTTGGATTAGACGAATAATAGTGAACAATGCTATTGATAATGTGAGAAAAAAGAAAGAGTTTCTTTTATCATCGGAAGACGATACTACATTGGAAAATATTGCGTATGAGGCAAATGATGAGACTGAAGCTGAAATGCTTACAAAAATGAAAGCAAAGCTAATAGTAAAGCTTATGCAAAAACTCACACCAAAATATCGGGCGGTTTTTAATCTTTATGCAATAGAAAACTATCAGCATAAAGAAATTGCCGAAATTCTGAATATTAGCATTGGTACATCAAAATCGAACTATTCGAAAGCGAAAGCAAAAATCAAAGATTTTTATCAAGATTATGTCAACAAAAATGAGATATATAAAGAAAATGAATTTTGA
- a CDS encoding T9SS type B sorting domain-containing protein: MRYIKKMNFETEIREKLNQLELEYDHQEWLRLEKSLPAPKNISGIGKNAFLKTMLALIVPAIAVFSFYYFSENEKVENETSVEKIELSESKTYLSEDSETIPEKIVDIKNDKENLIQSEINTSLPVAKVESKNENKSTEKSNSQKELNSKTIEKANDSNQKNSSELKAVEEKINLVPNNNFSVNISEGCSPLTVTFSPREKSDTIFYLWNFGDKQISTEIEPVHVFTDAGSFDVSLTVTYFKSKNKESKNVLPNLINVKQSPCAAIELSENNNNYRFTTIAKNSCNYRWLIFSEEMSSDSEFEHTFVKDGKYFISLIAVAENACIDSVAKEVDVKIDHNILIPNAFTPDGDGYNDFFGAICNEKEKYEFEMKIFNKQGVLVFESKNIDSQWDGKMQGSNTDAKPGVYVWKILSIDKYNNVRTKMGNLNLMR, from the coding sequence ATGAGATATATAAAGAAAATGAATTTTGAAACAGAAATAAGGGAAAAGCTTAACCAGCTTGAATTAGAATATGACCATCAAGAATGGCTCAGGCTTGAGAAAAGCCTTCCTGCACCAAAAAATATTTCAGGTATTGGAAAAAATGCTTTCCTAAAAACAATGCTTGCCCTAATTGTTCCTGCAATCGCAGTTTTTTCATTTTACTACTTCTCTGAAAATGAGAAAGTTGAAAATGAAACTTCAGTTGAAAAAATTGAATTAAGCGAAAGCAAAACCTATCTGTCAGAAGATTCGGAAACTATTCCAGAAAAAATAGTTGATATTAAAAATGATAAAGAAAACTTAATACAAAGTGAAATTAATACTTCTTTGCCTGTAGCTAAAGTAGAATCTAAAAACGAAAATAAAAGCACTGAGAAATCAAATTCTCAAAAAGAATTAAACTCTAAAACAATTGAAAAAGCCAATGATAGCAATCAGAAAAATTCATCTGAATTGAAAGCAGTTGAAGAAAAAATCAATTTGGTGCCAAACAATAATTTTAGTGTTAATATTTCGGAAGGTTGTAGCCCGTTGACAGTTACATTTTCGCCAAGAGAAAAAAGTGACACAATATTTTACCTATGGAATTTTGGAGATAAACAGATTTCTACCGAAATCGAACCAGTTCATGTTTTTACTGATGCAGGTAGTTTTGATGTTTCGTTGACAGTAACTTATTTCAAAAGCAAAAATAAAGAAAGCAAAAATGTTTTACCTAATTTAATCAATGTAAAACAAAGCCCTTGTGCAGCTATTGAACTATCTGAAAATAATAACAATTATCGATTCACAACAATTGCGAAAAATTCGTGCAATTACAGATGGTTGATTTTTAGCGAAGAAATGTCTTCTGATTCTGAATTTGAACACACTTTCGTTAAAGATGGAAAATATTTTATTTCGCTTATTGCTGTTGCAGAAAATGCATGTATTGATTCTGTTGCAAAAGAAGTAGATGTAAAAATTGACCATAATATCCTGATACCAAATGCTTTCACACCTGACGGAGATGGCTACAATGATTTCTTCGGTGCAATTTGTAATGAAAAAGAAAAATACGAATTCGAAATGAAAATTTTCAATAAGCAAGGTGTGCTAGTTTTTGAATCCAAAAATATTGACTCACAGTGGGATGGAAAAATGCAAGGTTCAAATACTGATGCTAAACCTGGCGTTTATGTTTGGAAAATACTTTCTATAGACAAATACAATAACGTTCGAACAAAAATGGGTAATTTGAATTTGATGAGGTAA
- the scpA gene encoding methylmalonyl-CoA mutase, with protein MRPKFSETDFITKGNTNKSAIEWEKENNIKADWNTAEQIPLKQAYTHRDLLDLEHLDFSAGIAPFLRGPYSTMYVMRPWTIRQYAGFSTAEESNAFYRRNLAAGQKGLSVAFDLATHRGYDSDHQRVVGDVGKAGVAIDSILDMKVLFDQIPLDKMSVSMTMNGAVLPILAFYIVAGIEQGVPIEKLSGTIQNDILKEFMVRNTYIYPPEFSMRIIADIFKFTSANMPKFNSISISGYHMQEAGATADIELAYTLADGLEYLRTGIKAGMDIDSFAPRLSFFWGAGMNHFMEIAKMRAARILWAKIVKSFNPKNPKSMALRTHTQTSGWSLTEQDPFNNVTRTCVEALSAALGHTQSLHTNALDEAIALPTDFSARIARNTQIYLQEETQICKTVDPWGGSYYVEHLTKEIAEKAWKLIQEIEDLGGMAKAIETGIPKMKIEEAAARKQAKIDSGKDTIVGVNNYKLEKEDPIEILDVDNTAVRKSQIERLNKLKSERNEQNVQQLLQAITKSADSGEGNLLELAIEAAKNRASLGEISDACEKVAGRYKATIKSISGVYSFESKDDMKYQEAKKLVEKFVEKEGRQPRIMIAKMGQDGHDRGAKVVATGYADIGFDVDIGPLFQTPEEAARQAVENDVHILGVSSLAAGHKTLIPKVIAELKKHEREDIMVIAGGVIPPQDYQFLYDAGVVGIFGPGTSVSKAAIKILEVLVEE; from the coding sequence ATGAGACCAAAATTTTCGGAAACTGATTTTATTACAAAAGGAAATACAAATAAATCAGCCATTGAATGGGAAAAGGAAAATAACATAAAAGCAGATTGGAACACAGCCGAGCAAATTCCATTAAAACAAGCATATACACATCGAGATTTGTTAGATTTAGAACATCTTGATTTTTCAGCAGGAATTGCACCTTTTTTGCGCGGACCATATTCCACAATGTATGTAATGCGTCCATGGACAATTCGCCAGTATGCCGGTTTTTCTACTGCCGAAGAGTCTAATGCTTTTTACAGAAGAAACCTTGCTGCCGGACAGAAGGGATTATCTGTAGCTTTCGATTTAGCTACACATAGAGGCTACGACTCCGACCATCAACGAGTAGTCGGAGATGTAGGAAAAGCCGGCGTAGCAATAGATTCAATCCTCGACATGAAAGTTTTGTTCGATCAAATTCCGCTCGACAAAATGTCTGTTTCGATGACAATGAATGGAGCCGTTTTGCCTATTTTGGCTTTTTATATTGTTGCAGGTATAGAACAAGGTGTTCCAATAGAAAAACTTAGTGGAACTATCCAAAACGATATTTTGAAAGAATTTATGGTTAGAAATACTTATATCTATCCACCTGAATTTTCTATGCGAATAATTGCGGATATTTTTAAATTTACTTCAGCTAACATGCCAAAATTTAATTCTATAAGCATTTCGGGCTATCATATGCAAGAAGCAGGAGCAACTGCCGATATTGAGCTTGCATACACTCTCGCCGATGGTTTAGAATATCTTAGAACTGGCATAAAAGCCGGAATGGATATAGATTCTTTCGCACCAAGGCTGTCGTTTTTCTGGGGAGCTGGTATGAATCATTTTATGGAAATTGCAAAAATGCGAGCTGCTCGTATACTTTGGGCAAAAATTGTAAAATCATTTAATCCGAAAAATCCAAAGTCGATGGCTTTGAGAACTCACACACAAACCTCTGGTTGGAGCCTTACAGAACAAGACCCATTCAACAATGTTACCAGAACTTGTGTTGAAGCGCTTAGTGCAGCTCTTGGACATACTCAGTCTCTTCATACAAATGCTCTTGACGAGGCTATTGCACTTCCAACCGATTTTTCGGCACGAATTGCACGAAACACTCAAATATATCTTCAAGAAGAAACACAAATTTGCAAAACGGTAGATCCTTGGGGTGGCTCATATTATGTCGAGCATCTGACTAAAGAAATTGCCGAAAAAGCGTGGAAACTTATACAAGAAATTGAAGATTTGGGTGGAATGGCGAAAGCTATTGAAACCGGTATTCCAAAAATGAAAATTGAAGAAGCAGCTGCTCGCAAACAAGCTAAAATTGATTCCGGTAAAGACACAATTGTTGGCGTGAACAATTATAAATTAGAAAAGGAAGACCCAATAGAAATTCTTGATGTTGATAATACAGCCGTTCGGAAATCTCAAATTGAAAGGTTAAATAAACTGAAAAGCGAAAGAAACGAACAAAATGTTCAGCAATTGTTGCAAGCTATTACAAAATCTGCAGATAGCGGAGAGGGCAATCTTTTAGAATTAGCTATTGAAGCAGCAAAAAATCGTGCTTCGCTTGGCGAAATCTCTGATGCTTGCGAAAAAGTTGCCGGAAGATATAAAGCCACAATCAAGTCAATTTCAGGAGTTTATTCATTCGAATCTAAAGATGATATGAAATATCAAGAGGCAAAAAAGTTAGTAGAAAAATTTGTTGAAAAGGAAGGAAGGCAACCTCGAATTATGATTGCAAAAATGGGACAAGATGGCCACGACAGAGGTGCAAAAGTTGTAGCTACCGGCTACGCTGATATTGGCTTTGATGTAGATATTGGACCACTTTTTCAAACACCTGAAGAAGCTGCTCGCCAAGCCGTTGAAAATGATGTACATATTCTTGGAGTTTCGAGCCTGGCTGCCGGACACAAAACTCTGATTCCAAAAGTTATAGCTGAGTTGAAAAAACATGAGCGCGAAGATATAATGGTTATAGCTGGAGGAGTTATCCCACCTCAGGATTATCAGTTTTTATATGATGCCGGTGTAGTAGGAATCTTTGGGCCTGGGACTTCTGTCTCCAAAGCTGCCATTAAAATTTTGGAGGTTTTGGTTGAGGAGTAG
- a CDS encoding alpha-amylase, translated as MKHPEWSKNLSIYEVNLRQYSHAGTFNKFAEHLPRLKEMGVGILWLMPIQPIGELNRKGSLGSYYSIKDYLNVNPEFGTMEEFKQLVQKIHDLGMFVIIDWVANHTAWDNNLTADHRDFFTLDSAGNFTLPVDDWSDVIDLNYENQEMRKYMIEALKFWVSECNIDGYRCDVAGMVPTDFWNNARQELDKIKPVFMLAEAEQLDLHEKAFDMSYAWNFMHIMNDIAQGKKETNEFINHFNKELKEYSKNDYRMYFTTNHDENSWNGTVFERLGDGAESFAALSFVVPGMPLIYSGQETGLNKRLAFFEKDTIDWTDFKYQKFYSKLNKLKNENKVLWNGEFGGDFVSVDNSFTKDVYSFIRKNSEQQILAIFNFSENHHEIQLFNDLVAGKYLDYFSNELVEIDKETKVSLSAWDYKILIKK; from the coding sequence ATGAAACACCCAGAATGGTCGAAAAACTTATCGATCTATGAAGTTAATTTGAGGCAATATTCACATGCCGGAACATTCAACAAATTTGCAGAACATTTGCCCAGACTGAAAGAAATGGGAGTAGGCATTTTGTGGTTGATGCCAATTCAGCCCATAGGCGAGCTAAACCGAAAAGGAAGTTTGGGGAGCTATTATTCCATCAAAGATTATCTGAATGTAAATCCCGAATTTGGCACTATGGAAGAATTCAAACAGCTTGTGCAGAAAATACATGATCTTGGCATGTTTGTTATTATCGACTGGGTCGCGAACCATACAGCATGGGACAATAATTTGACTGCTGATCATCGCGATTTTTTCACTCTCGATAGTGCAGGAAATTTCACTTTACCAGTAGATGATTGGAGCGATGTAATTGATTTGAATTATGAAAATCAGGAGATGAGGAAATATATGATTGAGGCACTCAAATTTTGGGTTTCGGAATGCAACATAGATGGCTACAGATGCGATGTAGCCGGAATGGTACCTACCGATTTTTGGAACAATGCCCGTCAAGAATTAGATAAAATAAAGCCGGTTTTTATGCTTGCCGAAGCCGAACAATTAGACCTGCACGAAAAAGCATTCGACATGTCGTATGCCTGGAATTTTATGCACATAATGAACGATATTGCTCAAGGCAAAAAAGAAACTAACGAATTTATAAACCATTTCAACAAAGAATTGAAAGAATATTCGAAAAACGATTACAGAATGTATTTTACTACTAATCATGACGAAAATTCTTGGAATGGGACTGTTTTTGAGCGACTTGGCGATGGGGCAGAAAGTTTTGCAGCTCTTAGCTTTGTAGTGCCGGGGATGCCTCTAATTTATAGTGGTCAGGAAACCGGATTAAACAAGAGACTGGCTTTTTTCGAGAAAGATACAATCGATTGGACAGATTTTAAATATCAGAAATTTTATTCCAAACTTAATAAACTTAAAAATGAAAATAAAGTGCTGTGGAATGGAGAGTTTGGCGGAGATTTCGTTTCTGTTGATAATAGTTTTACGAAAGATGTATATTCATTTATTCGAAAAAATTCTGAACAACAGATACTTGCAATTTTTAACTTCAGTGAAAATCACCATGAAATACAACTATTTAACGATCTTGTTGCAGGAAAATATTTGGACTATTTTTCTAACGAACTTGTTGAAATTGACAAAGAAACAAAAGTTTCGCTTAGCGCATGGGATTATAAAATTTTAATAAAAAAATAA